The DNA window TACACACAGAACAGTAGCAAGACTAATAAAGCCAGATATGATGATATACATATGAGACAATTTTGTTGTAACCAGCACAATAACAATAAACTAAACTGACCCAGAAGTTTTCAACTGGCTAAATAGAAACTATACACTTAAGAAGCTTTAAGTAAATGTCATGAGCACTGCAACATATGACAACACCTTAGGGTCCATAATCAGATGTACCAGGTCATTTTGAGTCAAAACACACTACATACTAGATAAGATTAGCCAACTGTTATTGGGCGAAGGTGTGCTTTGATAGTTTTGGCAATTGAAGTAAATTTCATTCTCAAATACCACTCGTCATCTTAGTTTCCATGAAAAGTATCTAGTACCTTCCTACTGATGAATTCATCCATAAGTTATTAAGCCCCGAATTCTTGCTCTCCAAGTGCTGAACCCTCTTTACGGGAGGGTCCAAATATCTTTAGGAAGTTATGACTATGTGTTATAACTAATTCTATAGGTTATCCATTGTTGAGCTCATCTCAAACACACAGTTGTATGGATTAGTAAGCTACCTATGATTCTACCCTACCTAGGTTGTCCAAAGCCTTCAGCCAAGATGAGGCACTGAAAAGTTTTTCTTCAACACTAGAGCTGAAAGAAGTTATCTAGTTGCTCCTACACAAGGCACTTGGAAgtttttctttctcacaaacccCACCATAAGAATTCTGATAAACTCTGAACTAAAATAGTTTCCCATCTCCCAGTGGAGCCGAGCCATCTACTTCTCTAAGACCTGTTCCCAGGGATCCAAATCATATGCCTTGGAGTGGGAAGGAaatcgttttttttttactgagcAAGACTGAACTAAAAtctacataaaaatataaaagcaGGACTAAAGAAGCCACTGAAAAATGCTATTTTTCCTTCAAACAAGCAGCtcaattgaatatatatatatatatatataggtggaATAATCCAGACTCTGTACCCTTCCCTGTTAGCAACATTCTAAGAGCTTATACGAATACCTAAGAGCAAAACCAGTACCAGTTACCAATGTCATCTCAAACCAGAAACACTTATTTTTGAGAGTACACCAGTTGAAATGGTATTACTTGCCTGATCCATTGAGAAATTGAAATGATATCGCATATGGTAAGAGAGAAAGTGTTTCCCAGTTGCCAAACTGAGTGCTAGATCAAATGCTTGAAATCCAGCATATGCAAATCCAATAACATTAACAGCTACCAAATACCTGTGGCAAAAATTAGGTCTAGCATTACTTAAAGCTGTGGAAAGCAAGGAAATAGTAAACgagaataaaaaggaaaaaacatgaGAAAGAAATCAACCGTGAATCCCTTGGATCAACCAAAACAGAATTACAGTCAGACCTCTCTTGGGAACCGACTTTGATATTACTCTATCCGTTTCAATTTGgttgtctggttttgacttggcacggaatTTAAGAAATACAAAAGAACTTTTGAATCGCATgctcttaaactaaagataatGTAGATAGTACGAAAATGTCCTtcaatcttgtggtcttaaacaagTCACGtgaaaagttagaattgaaGAGTTGCCAAATAAGCAAAGATGGCATTCTTTTCCGAAccgactaaaaaagaaagtaagacgatcaaattgaaacggaaagaattatgttatatatagtaTGTTCTTTGTAACAACCATGTTGTTATTAAGAGGTTTGACTGCTTCTGATGAAAGGAGACTTCAAagtcacaaaaaaatcatattacaGCTAAAATCTATCAGCTGAGGTGCACACAAGCTTTGTTCACACACTGCTGCTTCTGTGCAAAATTTGCTTCTCCACTTAAAAATGCTTTCTTTAccattgaaacaaaaataacataaacaGAGGTATAGATAGAAGCAGAAAATGGTCACCTGTACTCTTTGTAACGATCAAATGAATCACCAGTCCAACCTTGAGTTTTATCAGCTGCCATAACCGAAAACGAAATCAAGCAAAAAATAACCTcacaaaccctaaatcctaaagccACCCTGTTCATCATAACATCCCTTTGCGACCTTTCAAGAATCGACTCTACAGCCGCCCTCGACCGTCTCTCACCTCCAACTTCTCCCCCTTCCAcgtcaccaccaccaccacgtACCGGACCCACCTTCGTCACCCCAGGTGCCATATCCTCCCTAACCGCCCTACTTACATAAACCAGTGGCGACCTCCTTTCCACCGCCGGCGGTGGGGTTGCTGGCGAACTCAAATTTTCCGACGAAAGTTTATGCGATGATCTGAGTGGGGAAAAGTACTTGTCTACTGCAACAATTGCCTTTGAAGGTGATTTGGGGTTGTGGGGTTCAGGGAAAGGATCATCAGAACGTAATGGCGAGTCGGATCGAAGTGGTGAGTGGAAAGAATCAATTTGACTCACCTGTGACTCTGTATCCGACATTGATATATGACTACTGCTCTGTTTATGAAGATTTCGATGATTTGAACTGAAATTGGGTTCTGGGTTTGGATTTTTCATGGTGGGATTCTTGAAAAATCTGATCTTTATTGGGAGATTTTTGA is part of the Solanum stenotomum isolate F172 chromosome 8, ASM1918654v1, whole genome shotgun sequence genome and encodes:
- the LOC125872885 gene encoding CASP-like protein 4A3, whose amino-acid sequence is MKNPNPEPNFSSNHRNLHKQSSSHISMSDTESQVSQIDSFHSPLRSDSPLRSDDPFPEPHNPKSPSKAIVAVDKYFSPLRSSHKLSSENLSSPATPPPAVERRSPLVYVSRAVREDMAPGVTKVGPVRGGGGDVEGGEVGGERRSRAAVESILERSQRDVMMNRVALGFRVCEVIFCLISFSVMAADKTQGWTGDSFDRYKEYRYLVAVNVIGFAYAGFQAFDLALSLATGKHFLSYHMRYHFNFSMDQILAYLIMSASSSSATRVDDWASNWGKDAFTEMASASIALSFLAFIAFAFSSIISGYSLCNRTSS